One part of the Nitrospira sp. genome encodes these proteins:
- a CDS encoding Crp/Fnr family transcriptional regulator, producing MIHTSMNMIEHRHCIALSGCFRGKLCEQLMNRPGQHVSKGSRIYGPGDPAQSVFYLRRGFVKLTSLTEDGRELILRLHQTGEVFGELCHCTGERREQAFAMEDSEIVELSFDEFIAHLQSNRPAFLLFLSNVAQQLSAAYDQIQTLSFNSTMERLVRTLGRLADEFGEADGEWIRLTHYFRQDDLAQMIGARREVVSTLLNQLREQGLITYARKDGLLLRRAELDRFLGSTAQPSARLTDSGF from the coding sequence ATGATTCATACCTCCATGAATATGATCGAACACCGGCACTGCATCGCGTTGTCCGGGTGTTTCCGCGGCAAGCTCTGTGAGCAATTGATGAACCGCCCGGGGCAGCATGTGTCCAAGGGAAGTCGCATCTATGGGCCGGGTGATCCGGCGCAGAGCGTGTTCTATCTGCGTCGGGGATTCGTGAAGCTGACATCCCTCACCGAGGACGGGCGTGAGTTGATCTTGCGTTTGCACCAGACCGGCGAAGTGTTCGGTGAACTCTGCCATTGCACCGGCGAGCGCCGCGAGCAGGCCTTTGCGATGGAAGACAGTGAGATCGTCGAACTGAGTTTCGATGAATTCATCGCCCATTTGCAAAGCAACCGTCCGGCGTTCCTCCTCTTTTTGTCCAATGTCGCCCAACAGCTGTCGGCGGCCTATGATCAGATTCAGACCCTCTCGTTTAATAGCACGATGGAGCGCTTGGTGCGCACGCTGGGCCGGTTGGCCGACGAATTCGGCGAAGCGGACGGCGAGTGGATTCGTCTCACGCACTATTTCCGGCAGGACGATCTGGCTCAGATGATCGGCGCGCGCCGGGAGGTGGTATCGACCCTCCTGAACCAGCTGCGCGAGCAGGGACTGATCACTTATGCGCGGAAAGACGGGTTGCTCCTCCGTCGGGCCGAACTCGACCGGTTCCTGGGTTCCACGGCCCAACCTTCTGCCCGTCTCACGGATTCCGGCTTTTAA